AGCCTTGGCCCCCGCGATCACCACCTGGGCCGGCGCATTGAAATTGACGGCCTCCACCACGCCGGCGCTCGATGCCTCGGCACAGGCGGCACGCACGTCGTCATCCGACAGGCCGAGAATCGCGGCCATGCCGCCCTCGCCGACCGGCACGGCCTCCTGCATCGCCTTGGCGCGGAAACGCACCAGCGGCACGGCATCCTTGAACGCGATCGCTCCGGCGGCGACCAGTGCAGAATACTCGCCCAGGCTGTGACCGGCCACCACGGCCGGCGTCGGACCGCCGGCAGCCTGCCAGGCGCGGTACACCGCCACGGCGGCGGTCAGCATGACCGGCTGCGTATTGGTGGTCAGGTTCAGCTCATCGGCCGGGCCTTCAGCGATCAGCTTGCCGATATCCTGGCCCAGTGCATCGGAGGCCTCCGCCAGCGTGGCGGCGACGACAGGATGATCGGCAAACGCATTGAGCATGCCGACCGATTGCGAACCCTGGCCGGGAAAAACGAAAGCGAATGTCATGGCGCGTTTGGTTGTCTTTTCTCGAAATTCGGTCAGAAGCGCAGCAACGCGGCACCCCAGGTGAAGCCGCCGCCCACGCCCTCGAGCAGCACATGGTGGCCCTTCTGGATACGCCCGTCGCGTACGGCGGCGTCCAGCGCCAGCGGAATCGACGCGGCCGACGTGTTGCCGTGCTCATCGACCGTCACCACCATGCGCTCGCTGGGCAGACCGAGCTTCTTGGCGGTGCCCTGCATGATGCGGATGTTGGCCTGGTGCGGGATCAGCCAGTCGATCTGCGAGGACTCGACCTCCGCCAGCGCCAGCGCTTCGCGCGCCACCTTGTCGAGCACGTTGACGGCCAGCTTGAAGACCGCCTGCCCGTCCATGTACAGGAAGGCACTGCCCTTGATCGCGCCGCCGGCCACGTTGCCGGGCACGCAGAGGATATCCGCATGGCTGCCATCGGCATGCAAGGCGGTCGACAGAATGCCGGGCTCGTCGGATGCCTGCAATACCACCGCGCCGGCGCCGTCGCCGAACAGCACGCACGTGGTGCGGTCATTGAAATCGAGAATGCGCGAGAAGACTTCCGCGCCGATCACCAGCGCGTTGCGGTAACCGCCGGCGCGGATGAACTTGTCGGCGGTCGCCAGCCCGTAGACGAAGCCCGAGCACACGGCCTGCAGATCGAACGCCGCGCAGTGGTTGGACAGGCCCAGCTTCTGCTGCACCAGGCAGGCGGCGCTGGGGAAGACGAAGTCCGGCGTGGACGTCGCCACCAGAATCAGGTCGATCTCGGCGCGATCGATGCCGGCGGCTTCGATGGCGCGCTCGGCGGCCTTCACGGCCAGGTCGCTGCACGTGACATCAGGCTCGGCGTAATGGCGCGCGCGGATGCCGCTGCGCGTGACGATCCATTCGTCGCTCGTCTCGATGCCTTGCTCGGCCAGCTGGGCGGCCAGCTCGTGATTGGTGACCCGCTTGGGCGGCAGATAGCTGCCCGTGCCGATGATCCTTGCGTAACGTGTCATGTGTGATGTGGGAATCGTGTGACCCGGTACGACGCCCTTATGCGGCGTCGGCGGCCGGAGCGGAGGTGGAAAGCGGCACCGCGGCGCCCGCCGGGTCATGATGGGATTCGAATGCCTGCGCGATGCGGGCAATCACACCATTGGCCGCGGCATCGTAGGCGCGCTTGATCGCCCACTCGAACGCATAGGCATCGGCCGAGCCGTGGCTCTTGATGACGAGCCCGCGCAGGCCGAGCAGCGCCGCGCCGTTGTAGCGGCGGTGGTCGACCCGGCGCTTGAAGCGCGTCAGCACGGGCAGCGCCACTATCGCCAGCAGCTTGGTGAACCACGAGCGACTGAACTCGTCGCGCAGCATCGCGCCGATCATCTTGGCCAGGCCCTCGGTGCTCTTGAGCGCCACGTTGCCGACAAAGCCATCGCAGACGACGATGTCGGTCGTGCCCTTGAAGATATCGTTGCCTTCGACATTGCCGAAGAAGTTGAGATCGGACGCGCGCAGCAGTTCGCCCGCCTGCTTGACGACCTCGTTGCCCTTGATGACCTCTTCGCCGATATTGAGCAGACCGACCGTGGGACGCGGCTTGTGTTCGACAACCGACACCATGGCGGACGCCATCTGCGCGAATTGCAGCAGGTGCGCGGGCTCGCAGTCGGCATTGGCGCCGAGGTCGAGCACGGTGGTGCCTGCGCCCTTCTCATTGGGAATGGCGGTGGCGATGGCCGGACGATCAATGCCGTCCAGCGTCTTCAGGACATAGCGCGACACGGCCATCAGGGCGCCGGTGTTGCCGGCAGACACGCATGCCTGCGCGGCGCCGTCCTTGACCTGCTTGATGGCCACGCGCATCGAAGAGTCCTTCTTCTTGCGCAGCGCGACCTCAACCGGATCGTCCATCGACACCACCTCGGAGGCGGCGACGACGTGAATGCGGGAGTGCGCCGTGGCGTGAAGTCGCTTGAGCTCCGCCGCGATGACATCGGGCTGCCCGACAAGCAGCATTTCGACGTCTTCGTGTGCGGCGAGAAATTGGATCGCTGCTGGGATCGTCACGGCAACGCCGTGATCGCCACCCATGCAGTCGATGGCAAGCTTGATGGTCATGCGAGTCTGATGTGCGGTTTCACGTGCTTCAGGCCAATGGCGCGCGCGCCCATGCTACACAACTCGGTGCACAGTGCGGTACGCGATTCGCCGGACCCCGATCAACAAAAAAGCGGCAAATTGGCTTGCCGCTTTTTTGCTTGCATCATGAACCGGTGCGTTCAGACCAACCCAACACGCTTGCCAGAAGACTGGCAAACCGCATCAGTCGTTCTTGGTCTTGACGACCTTACGGCCGCGATAGTAGCCGTTCGGGCTCACGTGGTGACGCAGGTGGACTTCACCCGTGGTCGCCTCGACAGCGATCGGGGCCGAGGTGAGGAAGTCGTGCGAACGATGCATGCCGCGCTTGGACGGCGACTTCTTGTTTTGTTGAACAGCCATGATGACTCCTAAGCAATTTGATCAATTTTATCACATCACACGGAGCCGGAGCGTAGCCATTCCGGTAGGCGTGTGAAACGTACCGCCATCGGCACGCGCAAAGCTTGCGCATGCCTAATGTTTTGTCTTCAGGTTTGCCAGCACCGCGAACGGCGACGGCTTCTTCTCGGCTTCCGCCGCTTCCGGCTCCACCGCGTCCGGACAGGTTTCGTGACGCGGCGACACCGGCAACGCCAGCAGCAGCTCGTCTTCGATCTGCGAGATCAGGTCGAAGTCGCGCGAACCGACGATGACATCCGCCTCGTCGTCGTCCAGCGGGGCCGCATCGGCCTCCGACTCCGAACGAACGACTTCCAGGCGCGTGCGCACCGACAGCGGCTGCTCATAGGCATGCAGGCAACGCTGGCATTGCAGCCACACGGCGCCACCCACCTCCAGATCGACGAAGAGACGCTGACGAGGCGACTGACCCGCGGCGACCGCTTCGTCGCGCATGACACCCTGCATCCGCCAGCGGAAGAGGTTGCCCGCATCGGTAGACACATCGGCAGCCTGCTCAGCCAGCAGGCGCGGCATCTCGGCCAAGCCGAGACTACCGCTCACCTGCTCGCCGCCGCGGATGAACGCGAAAAGATCGAATGCACGAAAATTCACAGATCGAACCCGCTGAACGCCTCGCTGCCGCGCAAAAACCCTGGTGCACGCCGCTTCGCCAGACCTTCCCCGCATCTTGCGCGCGGGCGCCCGGTTTGCGACACTGCGCGGCCAAACCGCGAAACGCGGGATTATAACGGGCAAAAACCTCTGGCGTCAAAAGGTTTTCGCACAAAATCCACTGCATCTTCAAGCACTTATGACCCACGCCATGCGTCCGCCGCTGATTCTCGCGTCCAGTTCGCCTTACCGCCGGGAGTTGCTCGAACGGCTGCGCCTGCCGTTCGAGATCGTGGTGCCGGCGGTCGACGAGACGCCCGCGCCCGGCGAATCGCCCGACCAGACCGCGCTGCGCCTGGCCCGGCAGAAGGCGGAGAAGGTCGCCGCGGCGCATGCGGGCGCCCTGGTGATCGGCTCAGACCAGGTCGCCACGCTGGACGGCAAGCAGGTCGGCAAGCCGGGCGACCATGCACGCGCGCTGGCGCAGCTGCACTGGATGCGCGGACGCACCGTCACATTCCATTCCGCGCTGTGCCTCTACGACGGACGCACCGGCCAGCACCAGAGCGAGGACGTCAGGACGCTGGCCACGTTCCGGAGCCTCTCCGACGAGGAGCTTGATGCCTACCTGCACCTGGAGCACCCCTATGACGTTGCGGGCAGCGCGAAGTCCGAGGGACTGGGCATTGCACTGCTGGAACGCGTGGAATCGCCAGATCCGACCGCGCTGGTCGGGTTGCCGCTGATCGCGCTGACCACCATGCTGCGCAACGTGCACTACCCCCTGTTCGCGTAAGCCATGGCCGGCACGCTCTACCTGATCCCCAACACGCTCGGCCTGCGCGACGCCGACGATCCGCTGCCGGAGGTGATTCCCGCCGGCGTCCAACAGATCACCGCGCGGCTCGACTACTTTGTCGCCGAGCACGCCAAGACGGCGCGCGCCCTGCTGAAGAAGCTGGCCGAAACCGCGCCGCTGACGCACGCACTGCAGGACATCACGATCCGTGAGCTCAACGTCAAGACGCCGGAATCGGAGCTGGAAGCCCTGTTGGCACCAGTGGTCGGCGGGCGCGATGGCGGACTGATGTCGGAGGCCGGCGTGCCCGCGGTGGCCGATCCCGGGGCGAACCTGGTGCGGCTGGCGCATCGACACGGCGTGCGCGTGAGACCGCTGGTGGGACCGAGCTCGATCCTGCTGGCGGTGATGGCTTCCGGCCTGAACGGCCAGAGCTTCGCGTTCAACGGCTATCTGCCCGTCGATGCGGGCGAACGTGTGCGCAAGCTGCGCGCGCTGGAGCAGGCGTCGCGCGCGGCGGGGCAGACCCAGGTGTTCATCGAGACGCCCTACCGCAACGGCGCACTGCTGGAGGCGATCCAGGCAGCTTGCTCGCCGGGCACGCTGCTTTCGGTGGCGGTGGACCTGACGCTGCCCAGCGAGCAGGTGGTGACCCTGCCGGTGGGCGATTGGCGCCCGGATCGGCTGGCCCTGCACAAGCGGCCGACCATCTTCTCGCTGCTGGCGCGCTGAGGCGCCGCGCCGCCCCTACTGCTGCATCAGGAGCTTGAGCTGGCCGGTCGCGGCCAGCGCCTTGATGGCCCCTGCGCCCATGGCCGTGCCGAACTTGCGTGCCACGCGCTCGGCGAAGTTCTCCTTGACCGTGTAGTCGACCAAGTCCGGCGCCTTGATGATGTTGCGGGCGACAAAATCGGTGCCGCCGATACCGTCCGCCAAGCCCAGATCGACCGCCTTGGCACCGGTCCAGAACAGGCCGGAGAACAGCTGCGGATCGTCCTTCAGGCGGCTGCCGCGCCCCTGCTTGACCACATCGATGAACTGCTGGTGCACCTCGTCGAGCATCGCCTGAGCGAATTGCCGCTGCTGCGGGGCCACCGGCGAGAACGGGTCGAGCATGCCCTTGTTGGTGCCGGCCGTCAGCAGGCGCCGCTCCACACCCAGCTTGTCCATCAGGCCGGTGAAGCCGAAGCCGTCCATCAGCACGCCGATCGAGCCGACGATGCTGGCCTTGTCGACATAGATCTTGTCGGCAGCGGCGGCCACGTAGTAGCCGCCCGAGGCGCACATCTCCTCGACCACCACATACAGCGGAATGTTCTTGTACTTGGCGCGCAGGCGGCGGATGTCGTCGTTGATCATGCCGGCCTGCACCGGCGAGCCGCCCGGCGAGTTGATCTTGAGGATCACCCCGGCGGTGTTGTCGTCGGCGAACGCGGCTTCCAGCGAGGCGTTGATGTTGTCGGCGCTGGCGTTGGTGTTGGCGGCGATCTCGCCATCGAGCGTCACCAGCGCGGTATGGCGGCCGGAGCTGACGGTCTCGCCCTCGAAGCTGGCGAACAGATACAGCAGCCCGCCGATGATGCCCAGCGTCACGAAGCGGAAAAAGATGCGCCAGCGGCGGGCGGCGCGCTGCTCGCGGATCGCCGCCAGGAGGACGCGCTCGAGTACGTCGCGCTCCCAGCCGGCGGGGGCGCCCGATGCGCGCGGCGCGCCGCTCTCGCCATGTCGGAAGCGGCCGAACAGACCGGGCCTGGACGCCGGCTTGCCGGCAGCGGCATCGCGCAGCTCGGCCTCCAGCGGATGGTCCGCCTGGTGCGTGAACTCCAGTTCATCGGGCTTGCCGGCGCCTTCTTCCGGCGATTTCGGCGGGGTCGGATCGGTCATGGACTAGGACAATGCAGTCGAAGAGAGTCGTTGTCAGGCCGCCGGCGGTACCGGGGCGGGGTCGGGCGCGGCGGGCAGGCGGCACAGCGCGTCGGGCCGCCACCAGACGTCGCCATCGCGCTCGGCGACGTCGAGCTTGGTCAGATGCGCACCCCGGCACGGTCCCCCGACGCAGCGGCCGGTATCGGGCTCGTAGATCGCGCCGTGCGTCGCGCACATCAGGTACAGGCCCGAGCTTTCAAAGAACTGGCCTTCCTGCCAGTCCATTTCCATCGGGACATGGGCGCACTGGTTCAGATAACCGTGGACACCGCCTGCGTAGCGCACCACGAATGCCCCCATCGGGCGCCCGCGCACCTCAACAGGAAAGCGCACGCCGAGGCCGCCGTCCAGCAGATCGGCGCCGGCACAGATGCGCACGGGCTCGGTCGGCACGGCGGAATCAGGCATGGTCGGCCAGCCAGCGATGCAGTTCGGTGACCGATCCGGCGCAGAACAGCGGGTCCAGCGCGTGCAGCACATCGGCCGGATGCGCGCCGTAGGAGACCGCCACCCCGGCGGCCCCGGCGTTGGCGGCCATCTGCAGATCGTGCGTGGTGTCGCCGACCATCACGGTGCGCTCCACGTCCATGCCCAGCTCGCGGGTCAGCTCCAGCAGCATGGCCGGATGGGGCTTGGAGAAGGTCTCGTCGGCACAGCGCGTATCGTCGAACACGCCGATCAGGCCGGTCGTCTCGAGTGCCCGCTGCAGACCGACGCGCGATTTGCCGGTCGCCACGGCCAGCAGGTAGTGCTGCTTGCGCAGCGCCTCCAGCATCTCTCGCACGCCCGGGAACAGCACCAGTTGCGCGTCCCGGTTGAGATAGTGGAAGCGATAGCGCTCGGCCAGCCGGCCGTAGTCGGCCGGATCGAGCGTCGGCACCGCGTACTCGAGCGCATCGCGCAGGCCCAGGCCGATCACGTGGCGGGCATGCGCATCGTCCGGCACCGGCAGGCCGAGATCGCGGCACGCCAGCTGGATCGACCGGGTGATAGCCGGCGTCGAATCCATCAGGGTGCCGTCCCAGTCGAAGACGATCAGGTCAAAGCGCTGCTGCGGCATCGGAATCGGGATCGGGATCCTGCGGGGAGAACGCGTTGAGGAACGCGGCACACTCGGCCGGCAGCGGTGCCTTGAAGGTCACGATTTCACCACTCTGCGGATGGGTCAGCCGCAGCGTGTGCGCATGCAGGAACATGCGGGCCAGCCGTGGCGACGCATTCGCGCGCGACAGCGCCTTGTTGAGCGCGAAATCGCCGTATTTGTCGTCGCCGAGAATCGGGAAGCCGGCGTGCGCGAGGTGCACGCGGATCTGGTGCGTGCGGCCGGTCTTCAGCTCGGCCTCCAGCAGCGTGTAGGGGCCGAACACCCCCACCCTGTTGAACACCGTGTGCGACGGCTGCCCGTCGGCCTGCACGCGCACGCGCCGCTCGCCTTCCGGCGTGCTGTATTTGAACAGCGGGGCCTTGATGTGCTGGCGCTGATGCGGCCAGACGCCCTTGACGGCGGCAAAGTAACGCTTGTCCAGCTGGCCTTCTCGGATCTGCTCGTGCAGCGCAACCAGCGCCGAGCGCTTCTTGGCCAGCAGCAGCACGCCGGAGGTCTCGCGATCCAGCCGGTGCACCAGTTCGAGGAATTTCGCTTCCGGACGCGACCGGCGCAGTTGCTCGATGACACCGAACGCCACGCCGGAACCACCATGCACGGCCACGCCGGCCGGCTTGTCGATCACCAGCAGGTGCGTATCTTCGTGGAGAATCGTGAATTCGGCGGCCGGCACGGCACGCGCTGCCTCGGCCTGCCCGGGCGATTGCTGGGCGATGCGCAGCGGCGGGATGCGCACCAGATCGCCGAGGTTCAGACGGTATTCCGCGTCGATGCGGCCCTTGTTCACGCGCACCTCGCCGGAGCGCAGGATGCGGTAAATGTGGCTCTTGGGCACGCCCTTGGCCAAGCGCATCAGAAAGTTGTCGATCCGCTGCCCTTGCGCGTCTTCGCCGATTTCAACGTAGGCGACCGATTTGCCGTCGAGTGCCTCGCGCACCGCCGCTTGAATGCGGCCATCAAATGGATGGCGTAACTCATTCATTTTCAATATAATTTTCTCGCTGGACAGTTGTCTATGCGCCAGCAAGAGCCGGTCGGGACGAAACAACAGGTATTGTACACAGCCACCGTTTCCGTCCGGAACATGCCGATCCTCCGCCCAAGTGTGTTACAAAGCTAAACACGTGGCCGGTCCTGATCGGTACGGAAAAAGCAGCACGCACCGTTGTCCCATCGCGCAGGACGTGAACCAAAGATCACGTCGGCAACATCGGCCAGCGAGGAACGAGCAGCTGGTAGAACAGAATTCAAGGCGGGCGCCAATGGACATCCATACGGCGCCCGCTTGGTGAAAGAAGCCCTTGCCGCACCAAAGTTGGTGCCGGCCGGCTGACCATCCGGTTACCGCGTTGCCATGGCGGTCCGGCGGCAAAACTCTAACAAGCAGCATGCCGCCCGATCACCCCGCCGCGGGTTCCGCCCGGACAGGCCGTCCGTCAATCCGCTCTTTGTGGTCGCTTCACGCGACTCGCCGCCGCTGGCCCGACCGCACAACGCGAAGGCCCGGCGCGAGTGACAGGACGCCAATCGCATACGCGAGCCTCGCCCTGCCCCGTGACGTCCTCATTTCTTTCGCCCGCGCCCCGTCGCGCCGTTTTTTGTCGGCCGACACCCCGGCAATTCGTTGACCACCCGCTCCGCCTGCGCGTGCTCCATGCAGCGCCGTGTACGCACGGCATTGGAGTGAGGTAACAATGAAACGCATGTTGTTCAATGCGACGCAGCAAGAAGAATTGCGCGTCGCCATTGTCGATGGCCAGAAACTGATCGACATCGACATCGAGACCGCCGGGCGCGAACAGCGCAAAGGCAACATCTACAAGGGTGTCATCACCCGCATCGAACCGTCGCTGGAAGCCTGCTTCGTCAATTACGGCGAAGAGCGGCACGGTTTCCTCCCCTTCAAGGAAGTCGCCCGCGCCTACTTCAAGAACGGCGTGGATGTGCGCACCGCCCGCATCCAGGACGCGCTGGCCGAAGGCCAGGAACTGATCGTCCAGGTGGAAAAAGAAGAGCGTGGCAACAAGGGCGCGGCCCTGACCACCTTCATCTCGCTGGCCGGCCGCTATCTCGTGCTGATGCCGAACAACCCGCGCGGCGGCGGCGTGTCGCGCCGGATCGAAGGCGAAGACCGTCAGGAACTGCGCGAAACCATGGCGCAGCTGCAGGTTCCGGAAGGCATGAGCATCATTGCCCGCACCGCCGGCATCGGCCGCTCGGCCGAAGAGCTGCAGTGGGACCTGAACTACCTGATGCAGCTGTGGAAGGCGGTCGACGGCGCCGCGGTCGAGAACAAGGCGCCGCTGCTGATCTATCTCGAATCGAGCCTGGTGATCCGCGCCATCCGCGACTACTTCCAGCCGGACATCGGTGAGATCCTGATCGATACCGACGATATCTATGATCAGGCCCGCGCCTTCATGAGCGTGGTGATGCCCGACAACATGAATCGGGTGAAGAAGTACCGCGACGACGTTCCGCTGTTCTCGCGCTTCCAGATCGAACACCAGATCGAATCGGCGTATTCGCGCATGGTGATGCTGCCGTCCGGCGGCGCCATCGTGATCGACCATACCGAAGCGCTGGTCGCCGTCGACGTGAACTCGGCGCGTGCCACCAAGGGCGCCGACATCGAGGAAACCGCGCTGCGTACCAACCTCGAAGCAGCCGATGAGATTGCCCGCCAGCTGCGCCTGCGCGACCTGGGCGGCCTGATCGTGATCGACTTCATCGACATGGAGTCGAGCAAGGCCCAGAAGGACGTGGAGACCCGCCTGAAGGACGCGCTGCGCCATGACCGCGCCCGCGTGCAGATGGGCAAAATCAGCCGCTTCGGCCTGATGGAGCTGTCGCGCCAGCGCCTGCGTCCGTCGCTGTCCGAAGGCTCGCACGTTACCTGCCCGCGCTGCAACGGCACGGGCCATATCCGCGATACCGAATCGTCCGCCCTGCAGGTGCTGCGCATCATCCAGGAAGAGGCGATGAAGGAAAACACGGCCGCGATCCACTGCCAGGTGCCGGTGGAAGTGGCTGCGTTCCTGCTCAACGAGAAGCGCCCGGACATCAACCTGATCGAGACGCGCTTCAAGGTCAATGTGCTGCTGATCCCGAACAAGCACCTGGAAACGCCGCACTACAAGCTCGAGCGCCTGCGTCACGACGATCCGCGCCTGGACGACAACAAGGCCAGCTACAAGATGGCCGAGGAAGCCGCCAAGGAACTGGAGGCCGACACCGCCTACAGCACCCGCAAGGAAGCGGCCAAACCGCGCCAGGAAGCGGCGGTCAAGGGCATCACGCCGGAACAGCCGGCGCCGGTGTCGGTGCCGCGTTCCGAGCGGCCGGCCCGCGCCGAGGCGACTCCGGCCGCCTCGCAGGCCCCGGCCCCGGTGCCCGCACAGGGCGGGTTCGTGTCGTGGCTGAAGTCGCTGTTTGGCGGCAAGCCGGCCGAGCCGGTGGTCGCCGCGCCCGTCGAGACGCCCAAGCGCGCTGAAGACGGCAACCGCCGCGACCGCGGCAACCGCCAGGACCGCGGCGGCCGCACCGGCCAGCGCGGGGAGCGTGGTGAACGCCAGGGCCAGCAACAAGCCGGCCGCGACGGCCAGCGTCAGGGCCAAGGCCGCGACGGCGGCCGCAACGAAGCCCGCGAGGGCCAGGCCCAGCGTGAAGGTCAACGCGAAGGCCAGCGCGGCGGCCGCGACCGCAACCGTCAGCCGGCAGAAACCGCCGAGCGCGAAACGGTCGAGGCACGTCAGCCGCAGCAGGGCCAGGAAGCACGCGAAGGCCAGGGCCGCCGCGAACGCAGCCAGGAACGCCGCGAGCGCGCACCGCGCGAAGGCCGCGAGGGCCGTGAACCGCGTGAGGGCCGTGAACCGCGCGAAAGCCGCGACAACCGTGAAGGCCGCGAGCGCGACACGCAGCAGGCCAAGGAAGGTGCCAGCGCCGCAGCCGCAACTGCGGTGGAAGGCCTGATCGATCCGACCGCAGCCGCCCAGGTCCCGCAAACGCTGCTGGACACCACCGTGCCTGCCGAAGCAATCACTGCCGAGGTTGCAGCACCGGACGCGGAAGGCAGCGGTGAAGGCGAAGAGCGCCGTCGCCGCGGCCGCCGTGGCCGCAATCGCTATCGCCGTGACCGTGAGGGCGCGGAAGGCGTGCGCACCGAAGGCGAGGGCGAAAGTGAGGGCGAGGGCGAGACCGCAGCCGGCGAGCCGGCAGTGGAGACCCCGCCCGCGGTGGAAGCCGCACAGCCTGCAGCCCCGGTGCAGCACGAAACCGTGGCAGCGCCGGTGCAGCCGGTGGAAACGCCGGCACCGGTCGAAACCGCTGCGCCGGTCGTGCAGGAACCGGTGCAGGCCGCCGAGGCTGTGACGCCTGCCCCGACGCTGCCGGCCGCGCAGCCGGCCGAGCCGGTCGCTGCGGTGGTGGCAGCAACGCCCCCGGCGGAAACGGCCGCGGACACCATCGTGACGGCCCTTGCCGAAGTGCCGGCACCGGTGGCCAGCACGGTGGCCAAGGCTCCGGCGCTGCCGATCGGCACGCTGCAGGCCGTGGTGGCCGATGCCGGCATGACGTGGGTCCACACCGACGAGCAGAAGCTGCAGGCAG
The sequence above is a segment of the Ralstonia nicotianae genome. Coding sequences within it:
- a CDS encoding Rne/Rng family ribonuclease; translation: MKRMLFNATQQEELRVAIVDGQKLIDIDIETAGREQRKGNIYKGVITRIEPSLEACFVNYGEERHGFLPFKEVARAYFKNGVDVRTARIQDALAEGQELIVQVEKEERGNKGAALTTFISLAGRYLVLMPNNPRGGGVSRRIEGEDRQELRETMAQLQVPEGMSIIARTAGIGRSAEELQWDLNYLMQLWKAVDGAAVENKAPLLIYLESSLVIRAIRDYFQPDIGEILIDTDDIYDQARAFMSVVMPDNMNRVKKYRDDVPLFSRFQIEHQIESAYSRMVMLPSGGAIVIDHTEALVAVDVNSARATKGADIEETALRTNLEAADEIARQLRLRDLGGLIVIDFIDMESSKAQKDVETRLKDALRHDRARVQMGKISRFGLMELSRQRLRPSLSEGSHVTCPRCNGTGHIRDTESSALQVLRIIQEEAMKENTAAIHCQVPVEVAAFLLNEKRPDINLIETRFKVNVLLIPNKHLETPHYKLERLRHDDPRLDDNKASYKMAEEAAKELEADTAYSTRKEAAKPRQEAAVKGITPEQPAPVSVPRSERPARAEATPAASQAPAPVPAQGGFVSWLKSLFGGKPAEPVVAAPVETPKRAEDGNRRDRGNRQDRGGRTGQRGERGERQGQQQAGRDGQRQGQGRDGGRNEAREGQAQREGQREGQRGGRDRNRQPAETAERETVEARQPQQGQEAREGQGRRERSQERRERAPREGREGREPREGREPRESRDNREGRERDTQQAKEGASAAAATAVEGLIDPTAAAQVPQTLLDTTVPAEAITAEVAAPDAEGSGEGEERRRRGRRGRNRYRRDREGAEGVRTEGEGESEGEGETAAGEPAVETPPAVEAAQPAAPVQHETVAAPVQPVETPAPVETAAPVVQEPVQAAEAVTPAPTLPAAQPAEPVAAVVAATPPAETAADTIVTALAEVPAPVASTVAKAPALPIGTLQAVVADAGMTWVHTDEQKLQAAKEDAARTVTPPRVPRERKPLPPIQQGPMVLVETSRPTDGADQ